One window from the genome of Candidatus Desulfatibia profunda encodes:
- a CDS encoding ABC transporter ATP-binding protein gives MNDTGNENVLEVDGVVMAFGGLMALFKPNFKVKKGIIKAIVGPNGAGKTTLFNVITGFFHPTAGTVRFKGQPISGLKAHEIAHRGISRTFQTVELFGNMSVLENIMLGCHTRVRTSFVAAGFCLPGARRKEAQIQERAMKILKFIGLSEKCNDPAGSLPLGEQKILEIGRALASEPELVCLDEPAAGLNETETYVASSLIRAINAKGITVLLVEHDMKVVMNISDEIVVLNYGQKIAEGPPEEIRNNPKVIEAYLGGGV, from the coding sequence ATGAATGATACGGGCAATGAAAATGTTTTGGAAGTGGACGGGGTGGTCATGGCTTTTGGCGGGCTGATGGCCCTGTTCAAACCGAATTTTAAGGTCAAAAAGGGCATCATCAAGGCCATTGTCGGACCTAACGGCGCCGGCAAAACCACACTGTTCAATGTTATCACGGGTTTTTTCCATCCAACCGCGGGGACCGTGCGGTTTAAAGGGCAGCCCATCAGCGGTCTCAAAGCCCACGAAATTGCGCACAGGGGTATTTCGCGAACATTTCAAACGGTAGAGCTGTTCGGTAATATGTCGGTTCTTGAAAATATTATGCTGGGTTGCCATACCCGGGTGCGGACGTCTTTTGTGGCGGCGGGGTTCTGCTTGCCGGGGGCCAGGCGCAAAGAAGCGCAGATCCAGGAAAGGGCCATGAAGATCTTGAAATTTATCGGCCTGTCCGAAAAATGCAACGACCCGGCCGGCAGCCTGCCGCTGGGTGAGCAAAAGATACTGGAGATCGGACGGGCGCTGGCCAGTGAACCGGAACTGGTCTGCCTGGACGAACCCGCAGCCGGCCTTAACGAGACTGAAACTTACGTGGCATCTTCTCTGATCAGGGCCATTAACGCCAAAGGGATTACGGTGTTGCTGGTGGAGCATGATATGAAGGTGGTCATGAATATCTCGGACGAGATCGTGGTGCTCAATTACGGCCAAAAAATTGCCGAAGGGCCGCCTGAAGAAATCCGGAATAATCCAAAAGTCATCGAGGCTTATTTAGGAGGGGGTGTCTAA
- a CDS encoding branched-chain amino acid ABC transporter permease, translating to MLKIGKLPIVILAVFIIIFPWIARLIPAIANYTDIMVFAGIYCLITIGLSLLMGYAGQISVGHAAFYGIGAYVSAILTARFGLNPWGCMFVGILVSAGIALLVGAPSLKLRGHYLAMATLAFGIIIYIVFNQETQWTGGPDGMAGIPGLSIFGFDLDSVEKYFYLVWGFVLAAFIFSVNVVQSGTGRALRAIHSSESAASAMGVNVSKFKIMVFVYSAALASLAGSLYAHYMNFVNPATFDLFFSIKLLIMLALGGMYTLWGAVIGAGIFTFLSYEWLHYFKEFEVFVYGAILLVVVIFLPQGLAGVPGMIKGWLGRPKSNE from the coding sequence ATGTTGAAAATCGGTAAACTCCCCATCGTCATACTTGCGGTTTTTATCATCATTTTTCCCTGGATTGCACGCCTGATTCCCGCCATCGCCAATTATACCGACATCATGGTGTTTGCCGGCATCTACTGCCTGATCACCATCGGCCTCAGTCTCCTGATGGGCTATGCCGGCCAGATATCGGTCGGGCATGCAGCCTTTTACGGCATCGGAGCCTATGTATCTGCAATCCTGACTGCCCGTTTCGGCTTGAATCCCTGGGGATGTATGTTCGTCGGCATATTGGTTTCAGCCGGCATCGCCCTTCTGGTGGGTGCGCCTTCACTAAAACTAAGAGGGCACTATCTTGCCATGGCAACCCTGGCTTTCGGGATCATCATTTATATCGTTTTCAACCAAGAAACACAGTGGACCGGCGGACCGGACGGCATGGCCGGCATTCCCGGTCTGAGTATCTTCGGATTTGATCTTGATTCTGTTGAGAAGTATTTTTACCTTGTCTGGGGTTTTGTTTTGGCGGCATTCATTTTTAGCGTCAATGTCGTTCAGTCCGGCACGGGACGGGCTTTAAGAGCCATTCATTCGAGTGAGTCGGCCGCCAGTGCCATGGGAGTCAACGTCTCTAAGTTCAAGATAATGGTCTTTGTTTATTCGGCCGCTTTAGCATCTTTGGCCGGCAGTCTTTATGCCCATTATATGAATTTTGTCAATCCAGCGACATTTGACCTTTTCTTTTCCATTAAACTGTTAATCATGCTCGCCCTGGGCGGAATGTACACGCTCTGGGGTGCTGTCATCGGCGCCGGGATATTTACCTTTTTAAGTTATGAGTGGCTGCATTATTTTAAAGAGTTTGAAGTCTTTGTCTATGGGGCCATCCTGCTTGTGGTTGTCATTTTTTTACCCCAGGGGCTGGCGGGCGTGCCGGGCATGATCAAAGGGTGGCTCGGGAGACCGAAATCGAATGAATGA
- a CDS encoding branched-chain amino acid ABC transporter permease — MTLGGQLFQYLITGITVGSIYAMVAVGFNIIYNVTEIINFAQGEFVMLGGLMMVFCHAGMGLPLIMAFPLTVILVTLVGMLMDRLAIRPIRQPTVLSLIIATIAVSILLKGAAMFIWGKDPFDLPAFSGRNPIMFFGAVIQPQYFWVIGFLILIVIALTFFFDRTILGKAMSACADNPDAASLVGINVKRMIMLAFALSAAIGAVAGIVVTPISLMEYDRGAMLAVKGFGAAVLGGLGSFPGAVMGGLILGAIESLGAGLISSGYKDAFALIVLLVVLFFKPSGIFGDIEISRIKRF; from the coding sequence ATCACGCTGGGCGGCCAGCTTTTTCAGTATTTGATCACCGGCATCACCGTTGGCAGTATTTATGCCATGGTGGCCGTCGGATTTAATATCATCTATAATGTGACCGAAATTATCAACTTTGCCCAGGGCGAGTTTGTTATGCTGGGGGGGTTGATGATGGTCTTTTGTCACGCCGGCATGGGGCTTCCCCTTATAATGGCTTTTCCTTTGACGGTTATTCTGGTTACACTGGTGGGAATGTTAATGGACCGCCTGGCCATCCGGCCTATCCGCCAGCCGACCGTTCTTTCACTGATTATCGCAACAATTGCAGTTTCCATCCTGCTCAAGGGTGCGGCCATGTTTATCTGGGGCAAGGACCCGTTTGACCTTCCTGCATTTTCCGGGCGCAATCCGATCATGTTCTTTGGGGCCGTGATCCAGCCCCAGTATTTCTGGGTCATCGGATTTTTGATCCTGATTGTTATCGCCCTGACGTTCTTTTTTGACAGAACCATCCTTGGAAAGGCCATGAGTGCCTGCGCCGACAATCCGGATGCGGCCAGTCTGGTGGGTATCAATGTCAAACGAATGATTATGCTCGCCTTTGCCCTTTCGGCCGCAATCGGGGCGGTGGCCGGTATCGTCGTGACCCCGATCTCTTTAATGGAATATGACCGCGGCGCCATGCTGGCGGTAAAGGGCTTCGGGGCTGCGGTTCTGGGGGGACTGGGGAGTTTTCCGGGTGCTGTTATGGGCGGCTTGATTCTGGGGGCCATCGAATCCCTGGGGGCCGGTCTGATTTCTTCCGGGTATAAGGATGCCTTTGCATTGATTGTTCTTTTGGTAGTTTTATTCTTTAAGCCCAGCGGGATTTTTGGTGATATCGAGATCAGCAGGATCAAAAGGTTTTAG